The following are from one region of the Entelurus aequoreus isolate RoL-2023_Sb linkage group LG17, RoL_Eaeq_v1.1, whole genome shotgun sequence genome:
- the LOC133632182 gene encoding gastrula zinc finger protein XlCGF57.1-like, producing MSFIKQFVRERLMAAADEIFEMFETTITSYEEELARTREENTLQRQQLDAVSETPNVIRDKDVQHLIGRQGEYPPQPEGGCSTLEQEDPALIPHIKDEEEELWVTQEGECLLGPEEADLTKLPLTVVSVKFEDDEDDPQADNLLAPLSDGEAEDRDNKHLSSDTDCEGDMSVHYDMEDSECSKTLVQPFTGEKPFCCSVCGKRFSFKVNMVTHVRTHTGEKPFSCSVCGKEFSQKVTLVSHMRTHTGEMPFICTVCGESFSYKRNLSRHMRAHTGEKPFSCSVCGKRFSQKVTMVLHLRTHTGEKPFCCSVCGESFSCKSNLSGHMQTHTGEKPFRCSVCDKRFSRKTSMVLHMRTHTGEKPFQCSVCDKRFPQKITMVTHMRTHTGEKPFSCSVCDESFSHKYSLNLHMQKHTAEEEPFGSLDCGEQMSTAPLHRTQQPVEKPFACSVCDENFSHDSALTRHMRTHNGEKPFGCSDCGLTFFRKSSMVLHMRTHTGEKPFSCSVCGASFAQRSTLNAHMRRHTGEKPFSCSVCGDKFAQRSTLNTHMKRHTGKYPFSCSVCGESFSRKSFMTAHMQTHEAE from the exons ATGTCCTTCATCAAACAGTTTGTAAGGGAGCGGCTCATGGCGGCAGCTGATGAAATATTCGAGATGTTTGAGACAACGATCACgtcgtacgaggaggaacttgcTCGAAcgagagaggagaacacgctgcaACGACAACAACTGGACGCTGTTAGCGAGACTCCAAACGTGATCCGCGATAAAG acgtccagcaccTGATTGGTCGTCAGGGCGAGTATCCCCCTCAGCCGGAGGGGGGGTGTTCCACTTTGGAGCAAGAGGATCCAGCTCTAATCCCCCACATTAAAgacgaagaggaggaactctgggtcactcaggagggagagtgtcttctaggccCAGAGGAGGCTGACCTCACCAAGCTGCCACTGACTGTTGTGTCTGTGAAGTTTGAAGACGACGAAGACGACCCGCAagcagacaacctcttagctccgcTATCAGATGGCGAGGCTGAAGACAGGGACAACAAGCATCTAAGCAGCGATAcggactgtgaaggtgatatgagtgTTCACTATGACATGGAGGACTCAGAATGCTCGAAAACACTCGTGCAACCGTtcacaggagaaaaacccttttgTTGTTCTGTTTGCGGTAAAAGATTTTCTTTTAAGGTAAATATGGTTACACACGTGCggacacacaccggagaaaaaccttttagctgttcagtttgtggtaaggaGTTCTCTCAAAAGGTAACACTGGTGTCTCACATGAGGACGCACACgggagaaatgccttttatttgcACGGTTTGCGGTGAAAGCTTTTCTTATAAGCGCAATTTGAGTCGACACATGCGCGCGCACACAGGGGAAAAGccttttagttgttcagtgtgcggcAAAAGATTCTCTCAAAAGGTAACAATGGTATTacacctgaggacacacacaggtgaaaaaccgttCTGTTGCTCGGTTTGTGGCGAAAGCTTTTCTTGCAAGAGCAATTTGAGTGGACACATGCAaacgcacacgggagaaaaacccttCAGGTGTTCCGTTTGTGACAAACGATTTTCTCGGAAAACTAGCATGGTCTTAcatatgagaacgcacacaggggaAAAACCTTTTCAATGTTCCGTCTGTGATAAGCGATTCCCTCAAAAGATAACCATGgtaacacacatgagaacacacacaggcgaAAAACCTTTTAGTTGTTCAGTCTGTGATGAGAGCTTTTCACACAAGTACAGTTTGAATCTACACATGCAGAAACATACCGCAGAAGAAGAACCCTTTGGTTCCTTGGATTGTGGGGAACAAATGTCAACAGCGCCTTTACACAGAACACAGCAACCAGTCGAAAAACCTTTCGCTTGCTCAGTTTGCGATGAAAACTTTTCTCACGACAGcgctttgactcgacacatgcggACGCACAATGGGGAAAAACCCTTTGGCTGTTCTGATTGCGGTTTAACGTTCTTTCGAAAGTCCAGTATGGTTTTACACATGCGGACGCACACTGGGGAAAAGCCTTTCAGCTGTTCAGTTTGCGGCGCCAGCTTTGCGCAAAGGTCCACTTTAAATGcgcacatgagaagacacacgggggaaaaacctttcagttgttcggTGTGCGGCGATAAATTTGCTCAGAGGTCCACTTTGAACACACACATGAAAAGACACACTGGTAAATATccttttagttgttcagtttgtggtgagAGCTTTTCTCGCAAGTCCTTTATGACGGCTCACATGCAGACACATGAAGCTGAATAA